A single region of the Candidatus Alcyoniella australis genome encodes:
- a CDS encoding HEAT repeat domain-containing protein, with protein MTAIRGAKTIVDQTTVMTKVLSDVPSRGLAEIFLYVADKATEDLSYAKVMLNLIDNGRFQEATDKKTFDQMVQGLRNSEKGKSLANLLERTGQVPKDKVNILRAKFTMYMQLLSLIAERAEEDGLPPLKVNAIDSVNTVLDNPDLLEKSFNVDLNWINRLQWNIAKSILEEADFRRKGVIYELVISDVAIKTNAAGVGLVKAGTQEAGGGGLSDVAVARMGQNIIRRVTLLVRMLGMYPMDHPSVEPAIETLVNTLDELLGERERITLSRVGSDILVDDVRIKRRSRFLDDFVAALDTRNINSVSFTKGVTLDEITVFIRIFAMTEAQVKKAGGAKGFLDKMHVSNITLDQFRYGVIAGEDERIQVQDARDSGDRLMSNVILSEIVGKMQGGTDMTELSAEKIGQAFKSLSQADVSSDPTARRYLMQMVLAMDPSLLDKTLFSEGGIRDELSWSTTRKMVEQLLQDIATSNFETKVAALDNILNMTDVAIAKNKDTTLVQVIDNLTGRLAGKEKDHEVVNKIFSTMGTLAQKLIISDRLMMAQRIVLGFDRLRRKHEAALNNDSDSLMDKVMVESSIKGLKSVADAETVQVMLRNLVEEDREHSEAVSRILRVLRSSEVIDGLFNMFSEDDRSIRRKAFTILSDMGAPALEASRWKIRELENGKIYKRTAQGMLSDQDYFIVRNAIDLVAKLGSGADVQTLADVKEDSDPRVRRTAVTALPALGPEVAAQIAGELLFDKQTEVSEAAALVLSKLRAHDQVPKLIEMFYAEPSMRKTLVASLAKLGGKEALEMLEPATHAALFERSNLVKIYREGPELRVAAIKGLGESGAAEELNGLKRLLRRYNMPLLRIVFVPLSLWRHRKAIVDATKDAIARMEYRLHGRK; from the coding sequence ATGACCGCCATACGCGGGGCTAAAACGATCGTCGACCAGACGACGGTTATGACCAAGGTGCTTTCCGACGTCCCGAGCAGGGGATTGGCCGAGATTTTTCTTTACGTGGCGGACAAGGCGACCGAAGACCTGTCGTACGCCAAGGTGATGCTCAACCTGATCGACAACGGACGCTTCCAAGAGGCGACCGACAAGAAGACCTTTGATCAGATGGTTCAAGGGCTGCGCAATTCCGAGAAGGGTAAGTCGCTGGCCAACCTGCTCGAGCGCACAGGCCAGGTGCCCAAGGACAAGGTCAACATCCTGCGCGCCAAGTTTACGATGTACATGCAGTTGCTCAGCCTGATCGCCGAACGCGCCGAGGAGGACGGTCTGCCGCCGCTGAAGGTCAACGCGATCGACTCGGTGAACACCGTGCTCGACAACCCGGATCTGCTGGAAAAAAGCTTCAACGTTGACCTCAACTGGATCAACCGCCTGCAGTGGAACATCGCGAAATCGATCCTCGAGGAGGCCGATTTCCGGCGCAAGGGAGTGATCTACGAGCTGGTGATATCCGACGTGGCGATCAAGACCAACGCCGCGGGCGTCGGCCTGGTCAAGGCCGGAACCCAGGAGGCCGGCGGCGGCGGACTCTCGGACGTCGCAGTGGCGCGCATGGGACAGAACATTATCCGTCGCGTCACGCTGCTGGTGCGGATGCTCGGCATGTACCCGATGGATCACCCCAGCGTCGAGCCGGCGATCGAGACGCTGGTCAATACCCTCGACGAGCTGTTGGGGGAAAGGGAACGGATTACCCTCAGCCGCGTGGGCTCGGACATCCTGGTCGACGACGTGCGGATCAAGCGTCGCAGCAGGTTCCTCGACGACTTCGTCGCCGCGCTGGATACGCGCAACATCAACTCGGTCAGCTTCACCAAGGGCGTGACCCTCGATGAGATCACCGTGTTCATCAGGATCTTCGCCATGACCGAGGCGCAAGTAAAAAAGGCCGGGGGCGCCAAGGGATTCCTGGACAAGATGCACGTGAGCAACATCACCCTCGACCAGTTCCGCTACGGCGTGATCGCGGGCGAGGACGAGCGGATACAGGTGCAGGACGCTCGCGACTCCGGCGACCGTTTGATGTCCAACGTCATCCTCTCCGAAATCGTGGGCAAGATGCAGGGCGGCACCGACATGACCGAGCTCAGCGCCGAGAAGATCGGCCAGGCCTTCAAGTCGCTGTCCCAGGCCGACGTGTCCTCCGATCCCACGGCCCGGCGCTACCTGATGCAGATGGTGCTGGCGATGGACCCCAGCCTGCTGGACAAGACACTGTTCAGCGAGGGCGGAATCCGCGACGAGTTGTCGTGGTCGACCACGCGCAAGATGGTCGAACAGCTGCTGCAGGACATCGCCACCAGCAACTTTGAGACCAAGGTCGCTGCTCTGGACAACATCCTGAATATGACCGATGTGGCCATCGCCAAAAACAAGGACACCACGCTGGTCCAGGTCATCGACAACCTCACCGGCAGGCTCGCGGGTAAAGAGAAAGACCACGAGGTAGTCAATAAAATCTTCTCGACCATGGGCACTCTGGCGCAGAAGCTGATCATTTCCGACAGGCTGATGATGGCTCAGCGCATCGTGCTGGGCTTCGACAGACTGCGCCGCAAGCACGAGGCGGCGCTGAACAACGACAGCGACAGCCTGATGGACAAGGTAATGGTCGAGTCCTCGATCAAGGGGCTCAAGAGCGTCGCCGATGCGGAGACCGTCCAGGTGATGCTGCGCAATCTGGTCGAGGAGGATCGCGAGCACTCCGAGGCGGTCAGCCGCATTCTGCGCGTGCTGCGATCGAGCGAAGTGATCGACGGCCTGTTCAATATGTTCTCCGAAGACGACCGCTCGATTCGCCGCAAGGCGTTTACGATTCTCAGCGACATGGGCGCGCCGGCGCTGGAAGCCTCGCGCTGGAAGATCCGCGAGCTCGAGAACGGTAAAATCTACAAACGCACTGCCCAGGGCATGCTCAGTGACCAGGACTACTTCATCGTGCGCAACGCCATCGACCTGGTGGCCAAGCTCGGCTCCGGGGCCGACGTCCAGACTCTCGCGGACGTTAAGGAGGATAGCGATCCGCGCGTGCGCCGCACGGCGGTGACCGCGCTGCCCGCATTGGGTCCGGAGGTCGCGGCCCAGATCGCCGGGGAGCTGCTTTTCGACAAACAGACCGAGGTCAGCGAGGCGGCGGCCCTTGTACTGAGCAAGCTGCGTGCGCACGATCAGGTGCCCAAGCTGATCGAGATGTTCTATGCCGAGCCGAGCATGCGCAAGACGCTGGTGGCCTCGCTGGCCAAGCTCGGCGGCAAGGAGGCCCTGGAGATGCTCGAGCCCGCGACACACGCTGCGCTGTTCGAGCGTTCGAATTTAGTTAAAATCTACCGCGAAGGCCCAGAGCTGCGGGTGGCGGCGATCAAGGGCCTGGGAGAGAGCGGCGCCGCGGAAGAGCTCAACGGTCTGAAGCGGCTGCTGCGGCGCTACAACATGCCGCTGTTGCGCATCGTCTTCGTGCCCCTAAGCCTCTGGCGGCATCGCAAGGCGATCGTCGACGCGACCAAGGACGCCATCGCCAGGATGGAATATCGACTGCACGGCCGCAAATAA
- a CDS encoding aldehyde ferredoxin oxidoreductase family protein translates to MPNGYAGKVLWVDLTNKSWEEQDIDEQMVRQYMTGYGLAAKLIFDRTKPGIDPLGPENILGFATGLLSGSTAFFSGRYIVVGKSPLTGGWGDANSGGTLGPEIKKCGYDIIFFIGASDKPVYFLINDGKISIEDATDLWGIDAFETEDRLVEKTGIKRLKVASIGQSSEKLSLISGIVNDKGRLAARSGLGAVMGSKKLKAIALKGKAKTELADRDKIKEMNKKLKAYIDKGNFLYPTKPILGKTLSLAGKLTWKLKFFPRDDAMAWKQILKRYGTMGTTAMSSQNGDSPVKNWKGVGYRDFPLSSKAHKISDESLLKYQEKRYGCSFCPIHCGGEHKIEHGPYPLEWTHKPEYETLCMFGTSLLIDDLFTIYKVNDLCNRYGLDTISAGSTISFAFEAYEKGLLTDKDTDGLQLRWGNAKVLVPLIEKMAMREPGIGELLADGVKRAAEKLGRGSEEFAVHAGGQELPAHDPRYDPGFGVTYALEPTPGRHTTTGLGFAELTEVDVRFMGKRPMFSSHAKRYEYSGKGKFLQLGSTINHVANGAGICLFGLQLGKPYPIFDYLNAATGWDLTDEQWMEAGERIQNIRKAFNIREGITLEDTRVTGRVMGVPPMADGPNAGVTIDQETMYREFHEAYGWEYPSGRPTKNKLQQLKQTDLLEFYYSGE, encoded by the coding sequence ATGCCTAACGGATACGCGGGAAAAGTTCTGTGGGTAGATCTGACCAACAAGAGCTGGGAAGAGCAAGATATCGACGAGCAGATGGTCCGGCAGTACATGACGGGCTATGGCCTGGCTGCAAAGCTGATCTTCGATCGCACCAAGCCGGGCATCGATCCGCTGGGCCCGGAGAACATCCTGGGATTCGCCACCGGATTGCTGTCAGGATCGACAGCGTTTTTCTCCGGCCGTTACATCGTGGTCGGCAAGAGCCCGCTGACCGGCGGCTGGGGCGACGCCAACTCCGGCGGCACCCTGGGCCCCGAGATCAAGAAGTGCGGCTACGACATAATTTTCTTCATCGGCGCCAGCGACAAGCCGGTCTATTTCCTGATCAACGACGGCAAGATCTCAATCGAGGACGCCACGGACCTGTGGGGGATCGACGCCTTTGAGACCGAGGATCGGCTGGTAGAAAAGACCGGGATCAAACGGCTCAAAGTGGCGAGCATCGGTCAGTCCAGCGAGAAGCTGAGCCTGATCTCGGGAATCGTCAACGACAAGGGCCGTCTGGCCGCACGCAGTGGTCTGGGCGCGGTGATGGGCAGCAAGAAGCTCAAGGCGATCGCTCTTAAGGGCAAGGCCAAGACCGAGCTGGCCGACCGCGACAAGATCAAGGAGATGAATAAGAAGCTCAAGGCCTACATCGATAAGGGCAACTTCCTCTACCCGACCAAGCCGATACTGGGCAAAACCCTGAGCCTGGCCGGAAAGCTGACCTGGAAGTTAAAGTTCTTCCCGCGCGACGACGCGATGGCCTGGAAGCAGATCCTCAAACGCTACGGCACGATGGGGACCACGGCGATGAGTTCGCAGAACGGCGATTCGCCGGTCAAGAACTGGAAGGGCGTGGGCTATCGCGACTTCCCGCTGAGCAGCAAGGCCCACAAGATCAGCGACGAAAGCCTGCTGAAATACCAGGAGAAACGCTACGGCTGCAGCTTCTGCCCGATTCACTGCGGCGGTGAACACAAGATCGAGCATGGGCCGTACCCGCTGGAATGGACGCACAAGCCCGAGTACGAGACGCTGTGCATGTTCGGCACCTCGTTGTTGATCGACGATCTGTTCACGATCTACAAAGTCAACGACCTGTGCAACCGCTACGGACTGGACACGATCAGCGCCGGCAGCACGATTAGCTTTGCCTTCGAGGCCTACGAGAAGGGGCTGCTCACCGACAAGGACACCGACGGCCTGCAATTGCGCTGGGGCAACGCCAAGGTGCTGGTGCCGCTGATCGAGAAGATGGCAATGCGCGAGCCGGGGATCGGCGAACTGCTGGCTGACGGCGTTAAGCGCGCGGCCGAGAAGCTGGGTCGCGGCTCCGAGGAGTTCGCGGTTCACGCCGGCGGACAGGAGCTCCCCGCGCACGATCCGCGCTACGACCCGGGCTTTGGCGTGACCTACGCCCTGGAGCCGACGCCGGGGCGCCACACGACCACGGGCCTGGGCTTTGCCGAGCTGACAGAGGTCGATGTGCGCTTCATGGGCAAGCGGCCGATGTTCTCCAGCCACGCCAAACGCTACGAGTATTCGGGCAAAGGCAAGTTCCTGCAGCTTGGCTCGACCATCAACCACGTGGCCAACGGTGCTGGGATCTGCCTGTTCGGCCTTCAGTTGGGCAAGCCCTATCCGATCTTCGATTATCTCAATGCCGCCACCGGCTGGGACCTGACCGACGAGCAGTGGATGGAGGCTGGCGAGCGGATCCAAAACATCCGCAAGGCGTTCAACATCCGCGAGGGAATCACCCTCGAAGATACCCGGGTCACGGGGCGGGTGATGGGCGTACCGCCAATGGCCGACGGACCCAACGCCGGGGTGACGATCGACCAGGAGACAATGTATCGCGAGTTCCACGAGGCTTACGGCTGGGAGTACCCCTCGGGCAGGCCGACCAAGAACAAGCTTCAACAGCTTAAACAGACCGACCTACTCGAGTTCTATTACAGCGGCGAGTAA
- a CDS encoding MoaD/ThiS family protein: MAVKLNVSLIVAARMDHRSFELPADGVNSVQQLFDFADKQKLLGRKFFKRLFAKHKSGVLTVLHNGRRLKLPDELAQPVADGDEITLLTPTMGG; this comes from the coding sequence ATGGCGGTCAAACTCAACGTGAGCCTGATCGTCGCTGCTCGGATGGACCACCGCAGCTTCGAACTGCCCGCCGATGGTGTGAACAGCGTGCAGCAGTTGTTCGACTTCGCGGACAAGCAGAAGCTGCTGGGCCGTAAATTCTTCAAACGGCTGTTCGCCAAGCACAAGAGCGGAGTGTTGACCGTGCTGCACAACGGTCGGCGGCTCAAGTTGCCCGATGAACTGGCGCAGCCCGTGGCCGACGGCGACGAGATCACACTGTTGACGCCGACTATGGGAGGCTGA
- a CDS encoding pyridoxal-phosphate dependent enzyme, whose product MSVSPLLFKRYPGLARLPWLPLIDRPTPVAPLERLAAARGLGELWIKRDDLTNPDYGGNKPRKFEFLFPRVLADRAKGVVTTGGIGTNHGIATAVYARRFGLECHVVLFNQPLTDHCRKALRLMHYYGAKMHWAGNYPMTALKTLGALVGSRLHADPPIALILPGGSNALGTLGFVEAGLELAEQVARRELPEPRRLFVATGSCGTTAGLLIGLRLAGLKTQVIGVQVAPRFVVNPRVVAGLANKALGLMRANDHSVPQLEFGPDDIPVLAEFYGGAYGQVTQEGLSAVRDLDQHEGLKVETTYTGKALAAMLAVTADDPQYPTLFWNTFSSVDLSRQADQVAPADLPAPFQRFFDGN is encoded by the coding sequence ATGAGCGTCTCGCCGCTGCTGTTCAAGCGCTATCCGGGTCTGGCCCGGCTCCCCTGGCTGCCGCTGATCGACCGGCCCACGCCCGTGGCGCCGCTGGAGAGACTGGCCGCGGCCCGCGGTCTGGGCGAGCTGTGGATCAAGCGCGACGATCTGACCAATCCGGACTACGGTGGCAACAAGCCGCGCAAGTTCGAGTTCCTTTTCCCCCGCGTGCTGGCCGACCGCGCCAAGGGAGTAGTGACCACCGGCGGCATCGGCACCAACCACGGGATCGCCACCGCGGTTTACGCCCGGCGCTTCGGTTTGGAGTGCCACGTGGTGCTGTTCAACCAGCCGCTGACCGACCACTGCCGCAAGGCGCTGCGGCTGATGCACTACTACGGCGCGAAGATGCACTGGGCCGGCAATTATCCGATGACCGCGCTCAAGACGCTGGGCGCGCTGGTCGGCTCGCGGCTGCACGCCGACCCGCCGATCGCGCTGATTTTGCCCGGCGGCAGCAACGCGCTGGGAACCTTAGGATTCGTCGAGGCCGGACTGGAACTGGCCGAGCAGGTCGCGCGACGCGAGCTGCCCGAGCCGCGGCGGCTGTTCGTGGCCACGGGCTCCTGCGGTACCACCGCCGGGCTGCTGATCGGCCTGAGGCTGGCCGGGCTCAAGACGCAGGTGATCGGCGTGCAGGTGGCGCCGCGGTTCGTGGTCAACCCGCGGGTGGTCGCCGGACTGGCCAACAAGGCCCTGGGCCTGATGCGCGCCAACGATCACAGCGTACCGCAGCTCGAGTTCGGCCCGGACGACATCCCGGTCCTCGCAGAGTTTTACGGCGGCGCCTACGGCCAAGTGACCCAGGAGGGGCTCAGCGCGGTGCGCGACCTAGATCAGCACGAGGGGCTGAAGGTCGAGACCACCTACACCGGCAAAGCGCTGGCCGCGATGTTGGCCGTAACGGCTGACGATCCGCAGTATCCGACGCTGTTTTGGAACACATTCAGCTCCGTCGACCTCAGCCGCCAGGCCGACCAGGTCGCGCCCGCCGATCTTCCCGCGCCGTTCCAACGCTTCTTCGATGGGAACTGA
- a CDS encoding PD-(D/E)XK nuclease family protein — protein sequence MGTEPDRILLAGSAGSGKSTFLRERFMRADPQQRMLLLPTASMVRHVRDLLCPDHGSAVLDGGLHTLLDLSLSIVSRHDSLRFAGDALCQSCMRRVLESGERELEPLTQAAQFPGLARTALRWLREIRQAGLEPEALRRSSRPHGRAMAALYELYQAQLDSRRLVDLESAIALAARRLAQGDRPCLELLAVDGFYEFTQLQSRLLRQLIDCAQSCVVSLVDPRGRRFETLERTRNWLLSIDFTEQRLDDVRRFRSTALRVVESGLFAQGADQTHAGQGIELYAAADPEDEAMWVARDIARRRVAGEPYTSFLVVRRSLHQCAADWRRAFDEVGVPLDVLAAAPLSRHQAISELCGLYRCLVDDLNAMPWALAARGLDVPDCELSDLVELWMSIEPPQTLERAAALEGLEQLPTARAALELLVGWSRRLREAASARAAFEVLDAFAAEVAVAGAIKLYTQSAHEDHLLRAAALTAARSALADLAAWSARDAEGSLDPRRLVESAISQFEHSRLSLQTRRSDAVRMVDALEARNWEADCVYFTGLTQQEFPPRVFDDALLGDEERSRISGVALKTAEGRMDEERLLFYLAATRAAKRMVLCYPQRNVAGVSQTRAFWLEDLLALFEQSTIVRHASGAGRMPLLDTATIRRDVLRGCADAVGRRRAGLHPDQRLLAAARGLADRDSGFRNLLQRSQRRGRAALSRPQTIFKLRELVEPLSPSRADDLAQCPFRFFCAKLLRLKPPARRPAFDNLAEGAVIHEVLREVFQHQAFSSWPDLLDRQLDRALRRFGHPDDPARVRMRLLSALNVTIREEQERIEAGGAEPVGFEQEFGTAESTACAIEVPQSLRHRLPAPELTLHGRIDRVDVIQGELGRVGLVVDYKLSKMGWNERRKRVESGLDNQPAIYLLALRHAFNVQPGGMFYVGCYDGRRDGIYAADRLPEGAVEPSSKTFVMNSEQLDQWLDQQQQRLIELVARAYGGQILARPARMDRCGAENCPFADVCRYRPQWEGEAQ from the coding sequence ATGGGAACTGAGCCTGACCGCATCCTGCTAGCGGGGAGTGCGGGTTCAGGCAAATCAACGTTTTTGCGCGAGCGCTTCATGCGCGCCGATCCGCAACAGCGCATGCTGCTGCTCCCCACGGCCTCAATGGTGCGCCACGTGCGCGATCTGCTGTGCCCCGACCACGGTTCAGCGGTCCTCGATGGCGGCCTGCACACCCTGCTCGATCTGAGCCTCTCGATCGTTTCGCGCCACGACAGCCTACGTTTCGCTGGTGACGCGCTGTGTCAAAGCTGCATGCGCCGGGTCCTGGAATCCGGGGAACGCGAGTTGGAGCCCCTGACCCAGGCCGCACAGTTCCCGGGGCTGGCCCGTACAGCCCTGCGTTGGCTGCGCGAGATCCGGCAGGCCGGGCTGGAGCCTGAAGCGTTGCGGCGCTCCAGCCGGCCACACGGTCGGGCGATGGCTGCGCTGTACGAGCTGTACCAAGCGCAGCTGGACTCGCGCAGATTGGTCGACCTCGAGTCGGCGATCGCTCTGGCGGCCCGCAGGCTGGCCCAGGGCGATCGTCCGTGCCTCGAACTGTTGGCCGTAGACGGCTTCTACGAATTCACACAGCTGCAATCGCGGTTGCTGCGGCAACTGATCGACTGTGCGCAGAGCTGTGTGGTCTCGCTGGTCGATCCCCGGGGCCGCAGATTCGAGACATTGGAGCGCACCAGGAATTGGCTGCTCTCTATCGATTTTACCGAGCAGCGCCTGGATGACGTGCGACGTTTTCGCTCAACGGCGTTGCGCGTGGTGGAATCCGGGCTGTTTGCCCAGGGGGCGGACCAGACGCACGCCGGGCAAGGGATCGAGCTCTACGCGGCCGCGGACCCAGAGGACGAGGCGATGTGGGTGGCGCGCGATATCGCCCGCCGTCGCGTTGCGGGCGAGCCGTACACCAGCTTTCTAGTGGTGCGTCGCTCGCTGCATCAGTGTGCCGCGGATTGGCGCCGGGCCTTTGACGAGGTGGGCGTGCCTCTGGATGTTTTGGCCGCCGCACCGCTTAGCAGGCACCAGGCGATAAGCGAACTTTGCGGGCTCTACCGCTGCCTGGTCGACGATCTGAACGCCATGCCCTGGGCTCTGGCAGCTCGCGGTCTGGATGTGCCGGATTGTGAGCTGTCCGATCTGGTCGAACTGTGGATGTCGATTGAGCCGCCGCAGACCCTGGAGCGGGCCGCGGCCCTCGAGGGTCTGGAACAACTGCCCACGGCGCGCGCGGCCCTCGAACTGTTGGTTGGCTGGTCGCGGCGTCTGCGCGAGGCTGCCTCGGCCAGGGCGGCCTTCGAGGTGTTGGACGCCTTCGCGGCCGAGGTGGCGGTGGCCGGTGCGATCAAGCTTTACACCCAATCCGCGCACGAGGACCATTTGCTGCGCGCCGCGGCATTGACCGCCGCCCGCTCGGCTTTGGCCGATTTGGCCGCCTGGAGCGCTCGAGATGCCGAGGGGAGCCTCGATCCGCGCCGGCTGGTCGAATCGGCGATTTCCCAATTCGAACATAGTCGATTGTCGCTCCAGACGCGGCGTAGCGACGCGGTGCGGATGGTCGATGCGCTCGAGGCGCGCAACTGGGAGGCTGACTGCGTCTACTTCACCGGCCTGACTCAACAGGAGTTCCCGCCGCGCGTATTCGACGACGCGCTGCTCGGTGACGAGGAACGCAGCAGGATTTCCGGCGTGGCCCTCAAGACCGCCGAGGGGCGGATGGACGAGGAGCGGTTGCTGTTCTATTTAGCGGCGACCAGGGCTGCCAAACGCATGGTGCTGTGCTATCCGCAGCGCAACGTCGCGGGCGTGAGCCAGACGCGCGCCTTCTGGCTTGAGGATCTGCTGGCGCTGTTCGAGCAAAGCACAATCGTGCGCCACGCCTCGGGCGCGGGGCGTATGCCGTTGCTGGACACGGCCACGATCCGGCGCGATGTGTTGCGCGGCTGCGCCGACGCAGTGGGCAGACGGCGGGCCGGGCTGCATCCGGACCAGCGACTGTTGGCCGCGGCCCGCGGCCTGGCCGACCGCGACTCGGGCTTCCGCAATCTATTGCAGCGCTCCCAACGGCGCGGCCGGGCTGCGTTGAGCAGGCCGCAGACGATTTTCAAGCTGCGCGAACTGGTCGAGCCGCTCTCGCCCTCGCGTGCGGACGACTTGGCGCAATGCCCGTTCCGCTTTTTCTGCGCCAAGCTACTGCGCCTCAAACCACCGGCCCGGCGACCGGCATTCGACAACCTGGCCGAGGGCGCAGTGATCCACGAGGTGCTGCGCGAGGTGTTCCAGCACCAGGCTTTTAGCTCGTGGCCCGACCTGCTCGATCGGCAGCTCGACAGAGCGTTGCGGCGCTTCGGCCATCCCGACGATCCGGCTCGGGTCCGCATGCGGCTGCTGTCGGCATTGAACGTCACGATCCGCGAGGAGCAAGAGCGGATCGAGGCCGGTGGAGCCGAGCCCGTGGGATTTGAACAGGAGTTCGGCACCGCCGAATCAACGGCCTGCGCGATCGAGGTCCCGCAATCCCTGCGACATCGATTGCCCGCGCCCGAGCTGACGCTGCACGGCCGCATCGACCGCGTAGACGTGATCCAGGGCGAACTGGGGCGCGTGGGCCTGGTCGTTGATTACAAACTCTCGAAAATGGGTTGGAACGAACGGCGCAAGCGGGTCGAGAGTGGATTGGACAACCAACCCGCGATTTATCTGCTGGCCCTGCGTCATGCCTTTAACGTACAGCCCGGCGGGATGTTTTACGTCGGCTGTTACGATGGACGCCGCGATGGTATTTACGCCGCGGACCGGCTGCCCGAGGGAGCGGTCGAGCCCAGTTCCAAGACCTTCGTCATGAACTCCGAACAGCTCGATCAGTGGCTCGACCAGCAGCAACAACGGCTGATTGAGTTGGTGGCGCGCGCCTATGGCGGACAGATCTTAGCCCGTCCGGCGAGAATGGATCGTTGCGGCGCCGAGAACTGCCCCTTTGCCGACGTCTGCCGCTACCGTCCGCAGTGGGAGGGAGAGGCCCAATGA